The Plasmodium brasilianum strain Bolivian I chromosome 11, whole genome shotgun sequence nucleotide sequence aaatatgttagaataaattttttcaattataataatactaacAAAATGTTATACAAATGCGTATAATTCTaataaaactataaaaagAGCACATAATAAACAATGGAAAAGAATATTaagaaacgaaaaaaaaaaaaacactagataaatatagaataattatttcattgaACTTTATTATGAAGATATAGtgaaagtataaaaatacattcatATTAAGTACATAACcaatattaatatcattacTGATCATTAATCTAGTAATTGTATATAACGTTTATTGTGAGAAATTAATCCATAGAatatataaggaaaattcaataaataaatgagtaTAACACTATCAATtcttatatttgaaaataaaatttttattgatgtttttaaaaactaGTAAAAATATCTcatatatcaatatataattaatacacatataataatCTTTATACTatgataattaaaaaaacagatATTTGGTAAATTTCGGAATCAAATTTTGGAAATTCATTGCTAGAACTatagaaatttatattaaataaattattcgtAGAACGATATTACGTAATATAACAGAATTAATAATagcatttaaaatataacaacaGAAACATATCTGTTATCTTGTGATAATCTTGATAAATATActttaatgtattatttgcaaaaatacatataaatatcattttCTTGTATAGCATGGTGATacgttatatttatatgtataactaaaagtatataactcaaaattaaaatatatttatcatcaaaataaatgtttttattttattttgaagaCATATTATCCTCTAAGGATTAGctcaatattatattatattgataAGTGTTAACTCTAATATGAAATAACATGaactataaattttaataagtgTTGTTTTTAACAGTATAAACCGCACTTTTTACATCGTACCCTTATACatattagataaaaaaaaattataacttaTCGTTGAAGCTGTTTTTCCTTATATAgaattaattttgtatatatttttagttttGTTCTATATTTCtctgtatatgtataacattACTAGtttatataatgttaatattattcatattcaACATAACatctattttaatattaaaagttatatatgaaataaataaataataataaccaTATATACCATTTGAAATTACTCTTATTagctaatttattttcacttatttccttttttcagtTTTATTCTTAGCTGTTATATAACGAacttataattaaaacagaaataaatgtatgataataacattaacaatacatataattcaatttttatgtatatttaaacgAATCAAGAACAAAACAATTTATAATGTAAAGATATAGCTACATTAATTCACCTTGTTTCTTTATATGAAGAACaggatatatttatttgtaatttaaaaaatataatatatttctttaattatttcaacaaataataatctaagacaaaaatacattagaaacaaaataatctttatagatacaaatataaattaacgCAGAATTTtaactaatatatatgaattgttcttttgaatattaattttaactcAAAAGAAAGTATATTTCATGAAAATCaagtaatatacataaatattaatgtgAATCATAAATCTGTGTTAAGTTCATAttctatattaaaataaaaattgaaagcaatcaaacattaaaattcataaaatattaaatatttttatttttgcttataCACACAAAAAACGCCACACAAAATGCGAGTGAATAAGCGTAACCgaaacaattatataattacttTTTACGTGcttatatcaatatataatttacaaaacataattgttaaaaaaaattatatattggGGCTATGGAGATGACGCTTATCGCGCATTTCACTTATTATACGTGATGAccctcttattttttttaatttttttgtagatataacgaataaataataaaattaaaaaactcCATAAAGAAAGTACTGTAATTACCACTATTATTCCTATACAGAAAGATGTAATCGAATCGTCCATACAATATTgcatatagtaaaataaactAATTTCTAATGCAAGAAACGCAGgcaaaaaaggaagaattcTATGTTTATCATCTGTCTTCttaaattctttatattagCATTCGTAACACCcctaatattatttataaaatgtgtattatctagcattcttttttcaaaatttgaaTCTCCTACAATGTCTACGAAAGATTTACCCTTTTTTGCTTGTTTATatccttttatattatttaatgaacattcgtttgtttttttactttttcctttggattatttatcattaaaaatatctttcTCTTGATATTTTCCAATGCcagaaatattataatttaaacatCCATCATTTAAAccattttcttatttattttttgttagtAATCGATAAGTTCTTGTATCTAATTTTCTACCTATGTTGTAGTGCTCAAGCAGGTATTTGTTATACATACActaaaaagacaaaaaaattttatttataaaaagaattattccCATACTAATAAACAgtacaaagaaaaataaaaaacgaaaaacaaaaataggaaaatatacttaaataacatttttataccATATCATTGTAAAAAGGACAAATCCATGTTAAAAGGATAAACGTACCAAATTTCAGAAAAAAGCTTAATATAATCTTCTGTTGTATCATATAGATTTTTGATATtgcaatatatattcaaatagaaaaaaattaacaatattctaataatatatattcctaaTGGTAAGGGAcacaatatttattaaaaaaaatattttttcattatttcttcgTAAGgacttaataaaatatatagaactATAATGTTTATTACAACAAAGACTAACAAAATAactttacaaatatattatagaatttatatcatattcttatttataaaaagtctcgattaatataatataatttcaactttattcaaaaatattcaaaatacttaatttaattaattaacaGTActgtaattaaataatttttttattaatacttttataaattaaatatatgatctattaatatttcaaaatattaaattttcaactttggaaacataaaatattaataaggaATTGTCATACTTATTCAGAGAATAATTACTAACAATaacaattcttttttttaactaatAATTCTAGTTTTCAATaagcattatatttttcaagaattgccttttattattaaaaagttttaatttttataataacgtaatagtgttaataataaatggaaaaagaaataatttgtGAAGCTTATTGCTTGTATTAGTTGAATCTCATTATACTTGCTATTTAAACAGAAccattctttttatatgaaaaaatacagTATTTAAAAAGTCCAATTTATAACATACTACAAGatcaatgaaaaaaaatatttaagtaaaaaatttttttttcattttcatcagaatttttaaaaaaaattcattattttgtttcatttatatcattatatttaaattaaaaagtttataatttatcaacataattattatatttttatttttaactaaatatgcatatttattaaaaatatctatataacaaaaaaaaaaaagataaaaaatttcacgAAAATtagcattattatatttctattatttaaatattaatacgAAATTATCTTGATCTTCAGaagtattatataacataGTATTCATTACCTGTgcccatttttttaatttcagaCTCAATcacaattaaaatttttcgaataaaatatattaaaacaaatttaaaaaatttatgatattccatatgaaaattataaattataataaattatatactaaataaaataatatcttACGAAGTATTTACATACACAGGGATAAGTTTGGAGAATATTCGTTTTTTATAGgaattttttgcattttttttcattaattatttgtgtatttgtataaattattattttttcgtaCTATTAAAGCATATTTTGCAATGAATTTAAattctttataatttatttcatttttttcttattacaaAGTATATCCAAAGTGAAtgatgtttatatatatatatatatatatattattatttaatctctattatttttcgaattcatatgtatatgcattataattttcattcttGTATTCTTCtaaatttatgaattatacATTAACATAAAGTATTATTAATAGATTATATACGCAATATTGCACCCTTTAGTGTAAATAGTTTCTGTTCcttcaatatttatatttaaaggataaaaaacaagatatttttaaaattgctAAGGAAACTTTGTTCTTAgctgtaaaaatattagtgattttttaacattttcaatataaaaatgttacatATTTTCGCATATCCGCTTAGAGCACAAAGCgttatatatgcacataatagtataaatcttaattaatataccaaataaataaaattttatatttttattcatactCTTTCTATAATATTGTGATTACAAGTTAAATCGATTGCTTTTTGCtggaatttatttttccaaatGATTCAATATATCCTATACCCTTAACTACAAATTCACAATTTATAGaagttaatatttatttatacaagtGACCGCAAGAAATAATGttccattttaattttatcattataatttatattctgTCATAGCGGAATTGTTCATTTCTTTaaacattaattatatttatatattatttatgattaacaatttatttatatataggagtacttttattatatgttgatttcataatatatacgaCCTTTgcacatttatataagaatttatatacatcaatatggtatattatatttctcatttatttatgatattttcccttttactacaaattatttctattcatatatgtaagtctttataaataaaattataattcttatagactattttaaagaaataaacatacatatatatatatatatgttttttccttATGTATTACTCTAAaagtatttctttttctttttttttataagtgtATGGTCTAGATCAGAAATTCGTTTATTAACGTAACGATTTAAATATCCTTTTGAATAAATTcgattttttaatattacccaaaattttaataataattctagCTACCAGTATTGTATCTCATCGTACAGGGTTGATCCAAATTTACAATTTTCCACTTATAAACCATAAATTAAAGTCTTtcctttacttttttcagaaaaaaacCTTTTTTATACTTCTATTAAACCACCTCCTGTTTTCTTTGCCGTTATTATCATTTCACCATTTATctcattaaaaaatgttattctaacttcatatattttaatgtatacttttatatCAATTTAAACCAAGTTTCTTTTCATTCTTATAATATTGCTATaactatttaataataagatTCCACCTTAACTATTGTTATATTGATGGGGTTAcacttataattattaatttacaaaaatattatctttgtatattttttgcatGAATTCATTATACTCTTAgatttatttcataattttttcgttattttattttttataatactacaaaaaaagtatttgtctatgaaaaaagaataaaaatatatatatttataatgtaaaGGTTGTAAAATCAAAATGGTTTTATGGGGGCTCTTCGCATTATATAAGGTTCATCTTAGATttagttaaattttttattagcaATAGCACCGAATAATTCACACTGTACTTTGAATTAACCTTAACTATAAACTCTTATTTACTTGTACTcagataaattttttcaatacACAGTATTCAACTGTATTTTACAGattattatcatttcatataaaatagacACCctgcatataatatttattgaacatttcataaaaattcataaaatatgtaaatgtgaATAGATAATCTaagagaaaatgaaaaatacaaatatatttttacagatttgtatttcattattaatacgaacaatataacattaaatataagaatagtTTTCTTATGATATATGGATaacaaaaagatataaataaattttacttctatattttttttataatttcaaataaataagtgTGAATATCTTTAATTTCGTCAATGTTTCTAATTTAAgaagtattatataaagtAGTATAGACATTCTCCGTtccaaataattatttttgcttaatACATTAGagattgtaaaaaataaaaggtatATCTTGTaatcatataattattccACACATGTTTTATCTTCacagaatatattttaataaaataaaataatacttaataggaacaaaaaaaaaaaaaaaaaaaaaaaagttaaaaataaatataattaattattttattgatatACTTACTATAATTACTTCGCTCTCCTAACGCAGAAGTGTTCATATATGATACTCTCCTTTTCTCTTATACCTAGGTATGTTTTTTGAAGAGAAGATATAagaatgtattattttaatgtttcaAAAATACAGTTTAGAGTGTATTAATTtgtgataaataaaatatagattactattatactataattttcatttgaatctataaaaaatcaagtttaaaaaataaaatattatcatgAAAATCagaagcaaaaaatattcatgGGAAATATTATGAAAGGAACTTATTTAAGtcttgtaaaaaaaattatagtaattTTTCAAGTATATCATCATCATGTTTATATAACAAGTATAATCCTTCTTAATGATTTAtcaattattataaacaaaGAATTCTTTAACTGTTATTTTACGTAATATTCGTCATACATAAGAAAGAATTAGTCGTTATCATCATTAactattatacttttttactCTCTTAACAAAGTTTTAacatattacataatatacttatatataatcataaaGAATATCACATATATGTGAGAGTATCTACGCgttgttatattattgtggaacatatatatttattgtcaTTACCCCTAAACATAAGTTTTTACACACATACACGTATATTTTACAATGTTACTAATATGgtaagcaaaataaataatatatacataaaatgtattcatatataattatatttaatccaataaatttatgatttaataatataaagatatgcatagtttttatatttataaaattttaatatagtacatatttaatacattttggaaaaattgaattaatACCACAATTATGAATACtaattaaatgatataaGATTTTAAGTATTCATATaactacaaatatatataatttgtaagttatttaacaattataaataattcatttcTAATTATGATggaattttcattatatatttgtaactttaaaattatatccTGCAAAAGAAACTAAAAGTACGTTAAAATAATGTTTgcattaaatatacattataacatatttcttgtataacaaatattatagAATAATCATTAAGattttcctttaaaaaattatgtatatacataagtatataatattatattctgtCTCTTGCATTAAATGAAgagaaatacatatttattatcacgttaaaactaataatactttttattaataaccaaaaataaaaatcattttagactataaaaaaatgcacataatgaaaattagaatttatgagttcatatataaattagaatacttcaaaaaaattatatgaataatgttattgtatattcatttaactgatatacatatattttatatctagttctacttaaataaaaaaatatatgaggGTAATCACAATATACAGCTAAGCCGAAACCGTTcattataatacaaaataaaaaatattaaaatattcacaataccaaaaaaaatagaaacatGTGTTTTTTTGCTCATGTATATCACAAAAAACTTGTATTCCAAGGCATGTTAGCAAATAAATAAGCAATTTTACATAcgtttaataaatatataagtaaatatattacaggTGTTTCTTCATATTAAAGACTTCGAtgattgaaaaatatttctaataactaattttaacttttcctaaatttaattttttcatattttttaacttttttatggtaataaaatattcccGATATAATAGTGACAccatatataaagaatagtACTCAATATATTAGAAAGTCAAAAAACGGTGTTATGTAAAAATCTTTATCCTTTTCTGTGATTTTTACTGTGTACTTGAAAAGCCAACCTACATTGTTCTTCAAATAATTGTGAAAACTCGTATGATCTAGCtgaattaatgaaaaacttAATAACTTATATAACCCCCTTGTAAAACCATAGTTACAAGAAAAATCTAACATGAGTGATAATGATAGCATCAGAAACAATATTAAAGGTAAAGCAAGTCGTAATCtgcattttttaagtattatttttttgtacagCTTATCACTAATTGTTCTGTtgtatataagaaaattctGATAATCAagttcatttaatatttttctttccaaatgggaatatttttttgtttcaaatatataagatttatttttcgtaTCTTTTTTATAGCCTCATGTATTCCCTTGTGAACTTCTATTTGATTCTTTCACTTTTGTTTTCACCTCTTTCTCGTTGTtacatatatcatttttgttGTTAAAACTAGTATTAGGTATCTCTTGTCTTGTACATGTAACTTTTGAATTCATactatgtttatattttcctaGTAATCGATAATCtctttttactaattttttcctatttttgcTATACTTATCCAATgatatatcaaatataatctaaaaaaaaatgtaaatattcgTCATCTAATAGTACAAATAATACAGaagcaaaaacaaaaagatttaattaaaaaaaaaaaaaaatatattagtttttcaattttccttaaataatattataatacaaTATTACTGTTAAAATGACATGTCCAAGGTAAAACGATAATCCAAACAAAATTAATCAGTAAAAGtgtctttattttttgttccatgatatagatatataatattccaatataataaataaaaaaaaagttaataatattaaaatatacgtctaatgataaaatgaaatatttatttttaaaatgtattcgtaatattactaaatagatgataaaatgtatataactCCATTGTTCTTTACAACACCTACAATAGAATATAAACTTATAAATGCATTATATAATGTTTGTTTTaatgttaattataaataacaaacTTTCAATAACATGAAAAAACCttaattaattcatatatattcaaaatatataatctaACTATTAAATGTAGtacattaattatataatattttataaatcatCTTCAGAATAAATTCTGAAATAAATATGCGAAtacttattatatgtaaatatttagtttatatagtatatataatgtagggaatatatatatatatatatatatatataatatattcctaTAAGTATTAAGATTATAATTACTGGTGTTAAGAATGCTATACTATGTATAATtcaaatgttataaatatttattttggaaaaggtacttaattttaatgaaattttaattattataataataaaataatagttctcataaaagaaaaaaagtacattatTCATGTTAATACAATTGTATTAATTCCTCATTAAGCGGATGTGCTTTTTTATAgtgtataaattttattaaaaaatcaaatttcTGCGGAACTACCTAAATtgttaagaaatatatgatccaaaaacaaataaggagttatttttgtatttttctactaaaaatttttaatagtaCTCTTTCTAATTAagtttaatttatatcattttaccTTATGAAAAATCTCCATATTCAtcaacataatttttttcatttttttttttaattatatacatacgaaagaaatatttataaaaaaaaatgagaaaaatttttaatgtagaaatgaaataaaaatatgccaTGCAGttctattaatttataaataaacaacAGGAATTAATTTGCATGCTATATACAGAATATAATATGCACATAACTAACAAGAAAGAATAACAAATTTATCTTCTAAAATACATGATTTAGTAATACTTCTATTTGTAATATTAGAgcgaataaattatattatacataatcCTTTAAAATACAgtatttcaaattatttttggaGATGcatcataataaatattcataaatatataaataaataatattatattaagaaCCATTTTAACAGtaaacaataaattattcCTCAATATTCCCATTCCTTATTTGTTATAGTGCAGAGAATGATAAttccaaaaatattatattcgccaaaaattattgtaaccatctaaaataattctttataatttccttaaaaattattattttacaagtgtataattaaaaaattaataatatggaAAGATagctaaatatataacactatatttaaattacataaattaacataattatatttatattttcttatccTATATGTATTCTAGTTCTtacaataattatgaataatCTTATTTAGCTTTTTGTAGTTTTCCGAACAATTTTTTTGTCTTAGTTTTCTACAATTAATGTTactatataaagaataaaataacctattttaaatatttacagaacgaaattataaattataaaattaaaataaaa carries:
- a CDS encoding fam-l protein; its protein translation is MEQKIKTLLLINFVWIIVLPWTCHFNSNIIIFDISLDKYSKNRKKLVKRDYRLLGKYKHSMNSKVTCTRQEIPNTSFNNKNDICNNEKEVKTKVKESNRSSQGNT